The DNA window AATGAGGCGGCCAAGCGCTCAAGAGAGAAGCGGCGCATTAACGACATGGTGCTGGAGAACAAGCTGATGGCCCTGGGAGAGGAAAATGCCTCCCTCAAAGCTGAGCTCCTGTCACTGAAGCTGAAGTTCGGCCTCTTGAGCTCAGCTGCATATGCCCAAGAAGCCCAGAAGTTATCCAGCTCTGCCGCTGTCAATCTCTACCAGGAGTTTGTTCCACCCACCGCTGATCAAGGTTCTTCCAGCAGGGATTTGGAGTCCCTTCATTTGCGTAGTAGCTGCATATCAGTCATCAAGCATTCACCTCACATGCCTGAGACATGCACTGCAACTCAGGGTAGCTTCAGTGTCTGCAATACCACAGAGGTCAAGCAAGAACCAGCAGAGAATGGCAGGTATGCACAGGAGAGGAGTAGTCCCTATGAGCTCTATAGAAACTACATAGCCAGTCCTTTATCCGGTGTTTACTCCCAACCTGCTTCATTACTGCAGATCACCAGGTCATCCAGTAACTCCCCTCGGACCTCAGATGATGGTGCTGTAAGCAAATTGTCAGATGGTGAAGATGAGCAGCAAGTCCCCAAAGGGTTCATGCCAGCTACAGCTGGCCCAACAAGTGTCATTGTCTCCACACACAAAGTGCCCGACACCAGTTCTTCAGCTTTGCCCCATAAACTGCGGATTAAAGCCAGAACCACTCAAATCAAAGTGGAGGCCATTGACCCTGAATATGAGTTATCTGGAAATTCCTCATCTCCAGTCAGCATAACAGAGGGAGGACACTGCCGGACCACTCACGACTCTTCAGAGTACACACAGTCCCCCCTGTGCCCTTTGTCAGTACAGGTCACCAACATGCAGCGCTGGAGCCACCGGTCTGAGCAGTGGCACAGAAGCAGCACAGATGCACTGTGGGATGGCTGCAAGAGTAGCAGGCGAACCTCAAGCCCAATCTCAAACAAAGCTGCCGTGGATGTAAAAGAACCTTCCTATGCACACTCACATGCTGAGCACTTGTATATAAAACAGGACTTTGCCTCCCTTTCTGCTGAAGTGGCCTCCTTTGAAAAGACTGATGGCAACACAGCAAGATTCGGTGATAGAGTCAAACAGAAGCACCACTGATCATCGTGTGTCATCAAAGGGATGTTCCTCtgaataacctttgttttgCATTTCCACTTCATTTGCTGTTGCACTGTGTGGTTATTAgggttaaaaatgttttcattactgtaagttttcaaataaaatgtgttgacaTAATGGCAGAGCCTTAACCTGTAGACTGCTCACTGTTACAGGCTGAGGTATAATTACAAAATAATCAGTGCTCAATACCACTGCACTCGCTCAGCTCAACAACAGAGCTGTGTCTGCTCCTCagcttctctttttaaaaacagttttcatcCATTGAGTACTATGGTGGTGTTTTCAACCACTGTTCAGTTGTCACCAGTGAGAGTTAATTCTTCATGAAATATTTGAAGCTTACCAGGAAACAATGGCCTCTGAGGAaggattttaatgtgaaaaatctTTTGACACATTGACAATAATTGGATCTGTGATAGAAACTGGAACAAATTGTGATTGAAATCAATGTTTCTGTTAAGAGAAACCTCATAATAACTTGGATTTATATTGTGCCTTTCAAAGTACTGAAAGTCACTTTACAGAGTCAGAAAAAGAAGTAAATTGATGGCCCCATGAATAATTAGATTAGTTTAAATGGGAGTACATCAGAGAGTGGGAGGAACCTTTTGAAATAATACATGGTTATGAAACAACAAATGAGTGGCCTAACTCCGCTTCAGCCTGGTTCTCTGTGCAGAGAAGATTGACCAAATAAAGATGATACGCACTATTTGCGAATTGTAAATTCATCAGAATAATCAGTGTAACACTTGCgtgtgaaacctttattttactGCTGGTTGATAACTGCTGTCACTGGGGTATTAACTGTCATCACAAACCTACTGTCACTGCTCTGCAGGCTCCAACCAGGCCTGCAGCTATTTCCATTCCCTGTTTAACTGGGGGAGCTGGGGGCAATTTGGCCAAAACTTAAAGCTTAAACCCCCAACCTTTTGAGTAATGTAATAAGGTTATTGTATTGAGAAAACTTAGCAGTCCATCCCCCTGCTTACTTGGTGCTTTATTTCATAGGTTTGTCATTTCAGAATAATTCCCCACTCAATGTGATGACACTTCCTGGAAAGAGCCCTGTAGTTTGGTTTGTATTAATGGAAAGTAGATTTTGAATTGGCACATTTCCATTGACTAAACTTATATGTTCTATTGTGTCTAATAGGCCTTGCAGCTGGCTCAGATTGAGGTGGGATCACATTCTAACCGCATACAAACAAAGACTGTTCATGACCTTCCTCAGTGAGGTTATTTTGGTCTGCACTGTCCTACACCTGTACTTAACAAAGCAGCCTTCACAGCTTCAGTATTTTTCCTCATGTCATAAAATACGTGTGCTTATTTCTTCATTtagttatttcatgttttttttacttggttgaaacattttctctcaaaATGTCCTATGATTAGAACATCTTTGTGAATTGCAAGTACACATACTGTTACTGACACTGATCATTTATGCAAATTGGAGGGTGACTTTTAAATTCTCTGCTACTGTCACTGCTTCACAGTTTTTTTGAAAAGTCTTGTTGGTGACTTTAAGCTTCCAGACTGCTGGTAAAACTGGCAATGTGTGTGACACTGGCTGGACAACTGTGACTACCATCTGATGGAAGTGACAACTGGACTTTATAAAGCTCTGACATTTCTTCCGTCACATTTTGGTGAACtaataattcattttcaaaaGTGTTTCCAGAGATTCTGCATTACAGCTTCACTTAATTGTAATTGAATTATTACAGTTTACAGCCATCGTACCCCTGCTGTATGTTGGGTGGTTCATTTCAAATGACTGATGTGTATGCTTGTGTTGTCATACTTTGGAATATCtctttgatgatgatgaccaCTTTCATCAAGATATTGTAACAGTGATTCTTTTGTTTACAATAAATGTCTTATCACTGAATCATGTGTGCTCTTATTTTTTTGTAGCTTTAATATTAACCCTATATAGGTATCATTTCTTCAAAGcatacatttaaacacagatCTGTCCCAGCTGACTGTTTAGAATCGAACATATTACCAGGGTTGTGATTGATTGTCGAGTCCATCTCTGGACACGGTCATAACTACTGTTAGATGCTGACTTCAGCTTTTGCTGTGGATCAAAACCATGATGATGCTTGACTGCAGAACTCTAGAAGCATTTTATGGTATaaccaaatgaagaaataactaataataaatatttttttccaaagtaaGCTGAAAAGTAATTGGTCCAACATAGCATTGTGCAAAGCAAGGAgccagggttattatagttaacgaaaactaagactaaaactaaaactagcaatgaaaaaatattttagttaactgaaataaaaataaaaatgataattacaaaaaaaacgaaaactaaataaaaactacaataaacaatgcaaaactaactaaaactgaactgaatattGCAGATtaattcagcttcgttttctCCCTGGATTagtgcctgtcctgcaggtgatggttaaagaatgaaatgaaaggacttgataaaccatatttggtgtcacacattgtttcatcctttttcagcttctataagtcaaggctttctcttaatacctggaaaaatcaagactaaaactaaataaaaactaaactgaaactagtcgattcctcaaaata is part of the Paralichthys olivaceus isolate ysfri-2021 chromosome 18, ASM2471397v2, whole genome shotgun sequence genome and encodes:
- the nfil3 gene encoding nuclear factor interleukin-3-regulated protein; translation: MQSIKQEVDSSESYSGEDALVLAVALQGANRDLMGHKISANPFKSKTTCRRKREFIPEEKKDNIYWERRRKNNEAAKRSREKRRINDMVLENKLMALGEENASLKAELLSLKLKFGLLSSAAYAQEAQKLSSSAAVNLYQEFVPPTADQGSSSRDLESLHLRSSCISVIKHSPHMPETCTATQGSFSVCNTTEVKQEPAENGRYAQERSSPYELYRNYIASPLSGVYSQPASLLQITRSSSNSPRTSDDGAVSKLSDGEDEQQVPKGFMPATAGPTSVIVSTHKVPDTSSSALPHKLRIKARTTQIKVEAIDPEYELSGNSSSPVSITEGGHCRTTHDSSEYTQSPLCPLSVQVTNMQRWSHRSEQWHRSSTDALWDGCKSSRRTSSPISNKAAVDVKEPSYAHSHAEHLYIKQDFASLSAEVASFEKTDGNTARFGDRVKQKHH